Sequence from the Argentina anserina chromosome 7, drPotAnse1.1, whole genome shotgun sequence genome:
ttttttgtgtggagATTCATAGAACTTCCTCATGTCCTTCCTTAGAGAAGGGAAAAGGGCTGGATACATGTGTGCATATGTGTAAGAATGGGGTGGAAATACTGGAATTGTCTTTCATCTTTCTTTTGGATATATAATTTGTACTTGTGAATATATTaatgtatttttatttattgaaatCAGTTCCATCTTCAGTAAACTTGTTTTGATTATAGAAACTTATTTTCTtgagaaaaaaatcaaaatgccTTCACATCATACCAACTTGAAGCACATCCTCCCTACAACCATTCATGAATTACATATATAGACAACCATAAATCACTACATATGAATTCAACCTTCAAGaatatttctttttcatcCTGGCCAAACAAAAGATTAGTCCGGTGGTGCATCATCAAACGTAGGATTGGACTATTCTAACTGTTCTGTTCTTTAGTCCGAAGCAGTACCAAACCTGGGTTAGGGATTACTGCAGTACAGTCCGAAGTTTGCATAATCCGGGACTGTTATAAGAAATAGTCCTGACTTAGACAGTCCTGGGTAACAAACGTGCCCTTAGAGGTTAGGGggtcaaaattaaaattacatcCACCAAAAAACAGAAGCGCACTTTTTTGCCTCTAAAATTCGAAACGCCCGCTCTGAGGTCCACAAGAGTGGAAGGAAGACCCCTCCGAATTCTcagaaaaatgaagaagaaacgTCGCGTCCCGGTGGTCCTCTGGCGGCTCTTCCACAACCGAGCCCGCACTCTCACCTCCTTACtccctccccctcctcctcattCCCCAAAACCCCAATGTCGTTTCTGCCAGGGCCGCCGTTGCCTCCGCTGCTCCACCGGCCCCGACGCCATGTCCTTTCTCCTCCGACCCAACGATCCCTCCGATTAACGCTCTCTTCTCCACGACTGCTTCGTCGTCGTCTCCGAAAACGCCCCCACCCTCACTCGCTTCTCTCCTGAATCTCACTGGTCCCAAATTGAGGTTACACTTATACCCAAGAGTATCTATATCTTtgaattttgcatataattgATGTCGATTTTGTTCATATGATGTATATGATTGGGTTTCGTGTATAATTGCCTAATCGGATGTCGATTTTGTTAAGATTGTTAGAGCAGTGATCGAATCGACAATGCTGGAGCAATCGGTGTCTTCCAATGTGATATGCAGTAATTATGATATGGTAACGGCAccaattttggttttgtttttgttgaaaGTATTGGAATTTCGTTATGAATACGATTTGCTTTGTGTTTGTAAATGGCAGTGTGATGAGTCGAGCGCCATTTTGGAGCTTCTGACTTCTCCGGCTTGGTGTCGTCTGTTGGAGAGGGTATGTAATGGTTCGGTTGATTGTGTTGCATGATGTGCATGTATTTACAGATACGATGTTTTTAGTCATGGGATGAAGTTTGTATGTGGCAGGTTGGGGACGGTCTTATGGTTTATTTACTGAGAAACGCGTCGATATTTTTGTGATTTGCGGATGAGAAGCATCAGCAGGTGGCAGGTCTTCCCATTAGTAACTTATGTCGTAAGAGGTTCAAGTGCACACCAAATTCAAATTGGCAACCGTCCCCCTGGCTCCATGTGGTAATGCTGatttttgtaaatatatataaatgatctttagtagtCATCAGGTTCTTATATGCGGCACTGATACGGAAAATAGGAGGAATTTTGTTATCTTTGAGAGGTGAATTGTAGCTAGAACATCGAATATAAGCTAATTGTTTGAATTCTACCAGTTTATCATAGGATTTATCTTCACATTCCTCAGTCATCATTTCATGATATATGGGATTCAGAATGGCAGATGTGTTCTTATCTGCTCGTACTCAATGTGCATTTATATATTCATAGTGCTTTCTTGctatttttcattttagtaTACATATTCAAATATCAATATTGTGTTTtatggagtttttttttttatccttTGTCTGATATGATTCCTTATAGCCTTTTTGATATCCTGTTTATTTTTGCCTGCTTATACCCATTAAAGGATATAAAAGAGAATTAGTGCATGATTGCTTGTAACTTGCCTCAGGACCCCCACGAAAGAGGAAAAGGGATGATAACGTCCACTCAGTGTCAAAGAAAAAGCAGCTCATGAGTTCAGTTGGCATTGGAGAAAGCTGGAGTTCTGCTACCTGTAATGGCTGCTGCAACAGTAGTGACAATTTTAGGATTATGCAGTCATATTAGTTTTTCTGAAGCATCCACACCAGTAGCCAGCACACCAACCAATGATTATAAAGGGAATTTAAATCAGGAACTTACAAATAGTTTCGGAAAGCTAAGAAAGCGTTCAAGACCATTTCGTTGGTACCGTTGCAGGAAACACAGACAATTATGTACTCAAGAAACTGTTTTTAAGAGTGTTCTTAGAACTACTGTCAATGATAAACAATGGTTACCTGGCAGGCTTTTTCCATCCTTGAAGCCCAGATTTGGTCAATATTTTGAACAGGTGCTCTGGCAAACttcttgatttttgtatttaaatttttactatttaGTTTGTAGAATGTAGAGGAAGTCAGCTGTGAATTCCAGTATAACTTTGTGTTTGGTCTGGAGTGTTGTAGGTTGAAAGTCTTTACTCTAGTATATGTTTTGTAATATCTATGTACTTTTCCTCAAGTTCTTTTTTATGGCAGTGCTATTGCTTGCGGTTCCAAGTTGCCCAAAAGATCTCCAAAAATTCTCAGATAGACCGGAAATCCTTGTTCTTCAACTCAGAACATACTTCATCAATCTTTCTTAGAAAGCGCATCATTTTGTGCATGATTtcctatatttttaattatggCAGCTGCATCTTGTTGTCCATGTTTTAATACATGCCTCTTTCTGAATATTATCTCTACAAGTAGACATATATTGTAACATCTTGATTTTCATGGCCATGACAAATGCTGATTCTGTATGGTGCAGTATTGTGCCATTCTACTCCAGGAAATCTTACAGTGCATTAATCATACATACACGAATATAGAACTGGGTTCATGTAGTGGCAGACTTGACCCATGCAATGGTAGACCAGTGGTAGATAAATCCACCCCTACATGTATTTGGTCTACCATTACATAGAGTTGGTGCACATTAATGTATAGATGAATTTATGCCCCAAAGAATGCTCCTTGTTTACCTGTGATAACATTAAAAACAGTCTTTGCTTTGTTTATTTTCATAGACTTATGAGTTACTGTAGCGTCATcatcttttatatatttttgttttgctttgaTTGATAATCTGTGAATTGTCCTTAATGATTTCAAATGTGCTGAATTCTGTAAAGCCTGATTCTGTTGGTTGAGAGTTTCTTGTTAGGAGTATTTTTGGTATATATGACACAAAAAGTGCACGGTCAAAGACGAGTCCCAATAGCTGTTGTCATTGTCTCACAGGTTCTGCATGCCTGTAAGCAATTTTTGATACTTAAATAACACTTTGGTGTTGCAACATATTTTATGCTGTTTTATCTgaaatgtgatttgttttttttttttgtaaatttgCTGCCGCTTTCTCTGgtttattaaatttgaaatgttacttttaacaaaattcaaaagttGAATATTTGCACAGTAACTTTTGGTAACTAGCTAGTAATCAGTCCTGGGATTTATTCATCTATTAGTTTTCCCGAGCAGAGGAGGTGGTAATCATGGTATtatttacaaaagaagaagatatatttCGAGTACTGTtatctttatttttctattCTTTATTTCCCCTGTTTAATGAAAGGGTTTGTCCCAAGTAAATGATAGCACTGGAGCAAAGCAAAAAGTATTTGCTACCTTTCTGTAATGCCCTTTGTTTTGCATCTGTAAGCTTGATTGGACTTCATTTTGGATAGAGAGGCTAATGACATTTACTTCAGAATCTTTTATTGTATTCCTATTATTTGGGTGGTTAATGTCATCGTAGGCCCGGAACCGTCTTTCAACTGCCTTTTCATTCTCTTTTATGTGTTCTGTTGTCCGTGTGCCTATGGGAGTCTTTATTAGATAGTTAATATTTATGGTCATTTTAGGTCTGAAATTTTGTTGCAAGCATCCTTATTTCTCTTAGAATTTCTTGTCCGGGTGTTATCTTCCTGTTcactaactctagtggtttgtTTATGGCTTCCAGGTATCATTCACTTGTTAGGTTGCTTAAAAGTCTCATACGTAGAGCACAGTACGGTCAGCACCTGAGAATATTGGAAAAGAATTGTGTTACAACTGTAAATCCGAACACAACAATAAACAGTGGTTGCATCTTTGAGGTTAGcaatatatattgttaacTGTGAGATGTATCATGGTCTAAAACTCATGCCATTGACGAAGGCATGTCTCTTCAGGATCATGCTTCACAACTTAGCTTATACATGTTTCTAAGTTTACTAGTATCCAGATATTCCATAATTTCTTAACCCCCTTTCCCTTTTTACTTTCACCTTCAGGGAGAAAAGTGGGAGCACTGTGTGCACAAGAAATCTCAGTATTGTACTGCCGACCATTGCAGTAAATCTCCTGAAGTGAGTGAATCTTTCACTGATGAAATTAATCTTACTGCTTGAACAGTCAGGTTGAGTCGTTCATATGGGCTGCTTGTAGGAGTATTGTTCCTCCCGAATTGCTAGGAACTCCTTCAAATCGGAGAATTTTGAGGAGAACTATTTCAAAGTTCATTCAGCTTAGAAGATTTGAATGGTTGTCTTTAAAACAATGTCTGCATAAATTGAAAGTGTCTAGGTTCCCATTTCTATCCAATAAACACAATTTCTGCTGTCTGAATAAGGAGGCACCAAAATATGTGGATGGAAAAGGTGTAGACACTGAAAAGGGAGCCAGTACATTGAATGATGCCATACATGTTGCTAACGTAAAATTGTTAGAAAGTTGGATTTATTGGCTCTTTTCATCTGTAGTTGTGCCATTGTAGCAAGCCAACTTCTATGTCACTGGAAGTGAGCATGGCAAGCAAGATGTCTATTACTATCGAAAGTCAGTTtgggagaagatgaagaacaagaCCATCATGACTTGCATGGATCAGAGCTATCGATATCTGGATGATGCGACAACTAGAAGAATTATAAGGAAACGATCATTTGGGTTTTCAAACTCCGGATTTGTCCAAAAGAGTCTGGAGTGAGGTTGCTAGCAAATTTAAGAACATCATCCAAACTGTTTGGGAAAGAGCTATGCTTAGCAGATCAGTCTAATGGAATATTTAGAGGAAAGAAACTGCATCGGAGAAAGGTCAGATTTGAGTATTTCAAGTCCGTGAATCATGTTCTTCGTGATACCCATGTTGTTTTAAAAGATATGCAGATGAAAGAACCAGGGAAATTAGGATCGTCTGTGTTTGATTACAATGATGTATACAGAAAGTTATGCCCGTTTCTAGTTGATATGAAGCGTGGATTCAGTACAACACCTGATGTCTTTATCATTGTCTCTGATGTATCAAAAGCCTTTAATTCTGTTAACCAGGATAAGCTGTTTGGTGTTGTGAAAGATGTTATAAGAGCAGATGAATATATTATCCAGCAATCTCATTATGTCATTTTCAAGAAGGGATCATTAAGGGTTCATGAGAACCGTGCATGTCTCGATCAAAATACCGGCTCAATTTTCAAATCTAAATTTTGTAGTGTTCTTGTTAATCAGGTACGTTTGCTTTatcttattattttattttactatcTTTGGTTTTCTGGAAAGTGCTCACAAATTTTTGTCTTTTGAATATGGAATAATTACTgccaaaaaagaagagaagaatacGGTACAATTACTGAGCTGttttttgtatatatgttcGAAAACTAATCCAAGCGAAATAAATTGCTTTGTTACTATTACATCACTTAATATATTGaacacactttttttttttccttttccagtCTTTCCTGATATTTACTACAGAAACATTTGAAAACTATAGATTTCATGGGAAAGGGATTATTTTTGTGACTTGCTTAAACTTGTCTTCAGCATTTGATGTATCTGCAACCATCCTGTTTTGATCAAGGAAAACTTTGGTTTAGCTGATACGTTTGCTCTCTACTACTTAGGAGTGTAGCTGGCcagtgaagaagaaggaacTACTTTTTATTCTAAATGAACATGTGAAGCGTAATGTGCTGCAGTTGGATAAAAAGTTCTATTTGCAACATACTGGTATTCCTCAAGGAAGCGTTCTGTCAGCTTTGCTCTGCTCATTATACTATGGACATCTGGATCAGAATGTGATCTTTCCATTTCTTGAAAGAACTTGGGAACCTTCTACTACAGATTTATCAGGAGGACATAATTTTCGAGTTCCTTCTGCTGCACAGTGCAGTAGTGAGGACAGTCTCCTCATCCTCTAGATACACTCTGCTTagatttattgatgattttcttttcatttcaaccTCAAAGGCGCAGGCTGCTAGTTTCATCTCAAGGTTGCAATGAGAATTTTGGGATCACAACTGTTATATGAATGAGAAAAAATTCTGTATGAATTTTGATATTGGAAACATGGCAAGTTTGCCATCAAACAGGATCTACACTGGTGATGATGGCATTTTATTTATGAGATGGAGTGGCTTGCTCATCAATTCTTGCACACTTGAAGTTCAGGCAGACTATACAAAGTTAAATCCCATCCATGTTGAATCTTACTTTGTCTTAAACTGTGTGCACAAATCATTCCTGTCTAGAATCTTAATATTGAACAGCTGGTTATGAGGTGTTAAATTTCTGCTCACCTTATAGCTTATGTATTCTCAAGAGATTTAATCCTTCATGATTcaaattgtttttgtttcttcaagTAACTTGTTTCATCTCATTTATCAGGTACTTGAAAAACCACTTAAGTTCAACTCTCtgttaaacaacgacaagCGTGTCCCATGGACTaactgtaccgatactgtCTCAATTTAGCTACCTCACATGTGTTGGATTTTAATCACAAATGGCTTCGGTACAATTTGGTATTATTCACCtacttatatatttataatctattttttatttgtcacttcttagatgtgggatctcttcTCTCCACCACGTCTCCTCACGTGCaatctaatttttaggtctgcacgtgacaaattaacatcccacatactagtacaaaataaaccaaggtctagtaaccaacgacacttggtgacaATTCAATCGGAAACCCTctgatgacatgataatgacacccatCTTGAGCTCATGACAAAGTgacacccaactcgggcccacgaaagattggaggcgcgactggagagggacccgctctgatatcATGTTAAACAACGATAAGCATGGCCCATgaaccaactgtaccgatattgtcccaacttagccacctcacagatgttgagttttaatcacaaaaaacctcggtacaattgggtattatccacccacttatattcttttttttatttgtcacttattagatgtgagatctctcatctccaataCTCTCACAGTCTTCTACCAAGGCAAACTTAGTTGCCATTTGAAGGGAAAGTTGCTTGACTACATGAGACCTAAATGTCATCCTTTATTCTTTGATTCCCACATCAATTCAGCATCTGTGGTGAGACTGAATATCTACCAAGCCTTCTTGTTATGTGCAATGAAGTTCCATTGTTACATCCGAGCCTTATCATATATCTGCAAATTTCACTTTAGATTCTACTCCTGCATTATCCAGAGATCTTTGAGGTATGCTCAAATTCCTGTGTCTATTATCTCTTGCAATCATTCTTTCTGCATGTCTGTTGTTGAACTTTTTTTTGCATTAGTTAGACTAAAATCATTGAGTAACACCTTGATGCACATGAGTCTAGTCCGCAACTGAATATCCTTATAATCTTTCTACTTTTTTTTCCTCATCATTGAAAgagttatgttttttttttcttgtattcTATTTAGGATCATGCACAAGCTCATAAAGAAAAGGATGTGTTCGTTGTATACTGGCTCTAACGTATGCCCAATTCTTCAATTGGGGAAGGGGGAAGTTGAATGGCTTGGTTTATATGCTTTTATCCAAGTattagaaagaaaacaatCACGGTATAAGAAGTTGCTCTCCTTATTGAAGCTAAAGTTGTCAAACCATAAGATAAATGGCTCTGAGTCTTCTGAGCTGAGTTATGCAGTTGATAGATCACATTCCTCTGTATTTTGGAAAATCAAGTATTAGAAGGTTCTGAGAGGTGCGCAATCATTTACTAAAATAGGCCATTTTTTTGTCTTCACTTTTCTATTTCATGCATTATCAAGTATCAACTATCCTAGTAATGTTGGATTTGTAATGTTATACTGCAATGCTCTAGAACTGTTGATTTCTTTCACAGATTTGCGGACTAAATTGTGGATCATGTTCAGGACATAGTCTATTCATCGCTACAAATAGAATCCATGTTTGACATCTGTGACGAGACTCTTGAGAGTTCCTGTGTCTTGTAGACGAAAACATCGATACCAGGCTTGCCTGGTTGCGGATTGAATACAGAGCTGGAGGATTTACTGCGAGTTGAATCTTGTGCTGGTTTTGTATTAGCCAGACGTCTTATTACAAATAATATAGGTAAGGGGAGCTATGTAAAAAGGACTGTGTTTGGATGCATATACTGATGCACATGTGCATTTCATCATGTGGTTCAACAGAAACCGACGGCTATGGAGGTGAAAACTAAGAATGTCTCCATTTTGTTACTCTTGGGTTtcagtttttttgtttatgatcGAATATGAGAGATTGCTTCATTTCGGGTTCTTTGATGTCCGCATCAAATGCTTGAAACTTTGTAGGAATAATTTTGCGATTGCCCTAATATATtgattaataaattattaacaaGTTCAAACGGTTCGTTCTCCAATATCATGTCACGCAATCTTGTGAGCCATTATGCTTCACACTTACACTTGCATATCATGCCTGCTGTGAATCAGGTGGCTTGTAAACGCGTCTTGCTTATGATAACTTGTTCCATCCAACTCTTTATCGTTTCACTTGTGAGAGTGATCAGAGTTTAGAAAGCTCATCTGCTATATCACATTTTACAGTGAAACACGACTCAGAACAACTGTGTCAGTGTGTAACAATCAAAGAGTAAAAAAAGCACACTTCAATAACATATCTCCAACCCACCCTagcggtaaaaaaaaaaaaaaaaatctccgGAACACATGGCAGGTTTCCAATGGTTCACACCTCGAGGTAAATTTAAGTTTGGCTTTTCTATTTACAGTTTCTCACAGCTCGGCTCTTTCCCATTTTCAAAGCTCTCGAGCTGTTCTAGGGTTTACTGAAAATGGCATTCGCTAGTCGAATCCGATCGAGCCTCCCTCTCGTCTCCAAGATTCTCAAATCCGATTCCCTCTCCGCCGCCCACCGCGCTCTCCTTGCCCCTACTTTCACCGATTCCCAGGTACAAGCAAATCACATACACTCTTCGCTCTACTCCAAGCTCCGATCTAGTTCTCTTGCTGTCTCCGATTTCGCTTTACTGGATTTTAATTTGCATTTCATTATGTTATGGAGGTTTTTAATCAGAATATTACTGATTAGGAGTttatgaacatatatataaatatatgttttgACATTCTTAATGATCCAAATGCTCAGCAACATATTCAGGTGTTTTGTATGGGCAATTTTTAGTTGAAAGCTTTCGAGTCGTGTGGTTGAATTTTTGATTTGTGGACTGACTGTTTAGCATTTCTGTGTTTTTAGCTGTCGAGGAGCTTCGCCACTAAAACCACCGAGAAGAAGGATGTGAAGGTCAAGGTAATTGAAATATTTGGCTTCAAACATATTTTTTGAAATTACATGCCTGAGTAAAATTACTTGCTGTATTTGTTCTTGATTAGCTGTAGTGAAATAAGATATGTTCTTTTTTAAACTTAGATTTTAAACATCATTGTTCGAATTTAAGGTGCTTGTCGAAAATCATGGTTTTATATTCTACCTGTTCTTTATTTACTACAGTGGTGCTTGGTAAAAGGAAAATGGGGTTTGTCAGTTTAATACAGTAATGGTTAATGGTTAATGGTTAATGGTTAATGGTTTAGTGGGATAACTGATTTTTATGTCCCTAGATTTCGTGTCTCAAAATCAATGATACAGATCTATATTGATTAGGATTTTTATGATTTGCTAGGTGCCTTTGGCTTTGTTTGGGGGCTCTGGGAACTATGCCTCTGCTTTGTACATTGCTGCTGTGAAAACTAATTCCTTGGACAAGGTTGAGAATGAGATTCTGGACTTTGTTGGAGCGATGACCAAGAGTCCCATGTTTTCTCAGTTCACAAAGGATTTGTCAGTGCCTGCAGATACTAGAAAGAAGGCAATTGAAGATATTGCTGCTCAAGCTAAATTTTCAGAAGTTTCAAAGAACTTCTTGAGTATGATTACTGTCCTATCTCATTGAATTTATGTAGTCTGTAATTTCAAtcccttttgtttttttttgggtgtttTCATCTTTTTGCTTATATTTCAATATTGACCCGAAATTGGTATATTTGTCATTTACTttgcaatttttttctttatctgAGGAATTTGGGTGAGGATTTAGTAATTGGGGTATATCTAGGCTTGAACTGATACATATACTCTAATCCCGCTCCGGTTGTTTTGTAGGGGAATGCATGTTCCTCTTAACGCCTTGGATATGAAATCCTTTGTTATTACAATCATTTGTAGTTACAGGCGGGATATATTTGTTAATTTATATGTTTTGAAGGAGGATATGATCATCAGCTATATATGGCAAGACTTTGACTGTGCTTTAGTTTGTTCACATTAGAGCATGTTTGGAATCCCCACATGTGAGGGGCCAAACCCATATCCTGTCTCCCTAGTGCAGTGTCATTTGTCCAATATGAAAGAGTGGCACTTGTAAGACTTGGTCTGAAATAGGTTTCACTTGGTAGCCTTGGTCTGAAATGATTTAAAATTAGCAGTCCCATGGTAGGAGGGGCTGATGAGGTCACACACGAAAAAGTTGATGTTGGCGTCTAGTGCTAGCTTCATAAGGTCAAGGTCTTCTTCCATGGGAGATGATCTGTTTACTGTTGCAAGAAGTTGTAGCAGGAACAAGGGTCTGGTTTGCTGAGTTAGGGGATCCAAGGGTCCCTAGAATGCAAAGAATTATGAGACTCTCGATTTGGATGAATAATGATTTGGGGTTCTCAGTGTTTAAGTTTGACATGCTCTTATGGTGTCATTAACTAACTTCAATTaggaaatttaattaatttatcacGTTCGATTTTATGCTCTTACAAATATGTATCCTTATGTTATCTTTACACTCACAGTTCGTACAGTTCACACGCTTTCTTTGAATTTacatttttcatatatatatatatatatatcaatatttcCATTCAATGAACATATATTTATCATAAGAGTCCCTGTATATTTACAGATcaaatttactttttttttgtagtattGTTGGCTGAGAATGGAAGGCTAAGGA
This genomic interval carries:
- the LOC126802443 gene encoding LOW QUALITY PROTEIN: telomerase reverse transcriptase (The sequence of the model RefSeq protein was modified relative to this genomic sequence to represent the inferred CDS: inserted 7 bases in 5 codons; substituted 5 bases at 5 genomic stop codons); translated protein: MKKKRRVPVVLWRLFHNRARTLTSLLPPPPPHSPKPQCRFCQGRRCLRCSTGPDAMSFLLRPNDPSDXRSLLHDCFVVVSENAPTLTRFSPESHWSQIEIVRAVIESTMLEQSVSSNVICSNYDMCDESSAILELLTSPAWCRLLERVGDGLMVYLLRNASIFLXFADEKHQQVAGLPISNLCRKRFKCTPNSNWQPSXLAPCGPPRKRKRDDNVHSVSKKKQLMSSVGIGESWSSATCNGCCNSSDNFRIMXSHISFSEASTPVASTPTNDYKGNLNQELTNSFGKLRKRSRPFRWYRCRKHRQLCTQETVFKSVLRTTVNDKQWLPGRLFPSLKPRFGQYFEQCYCLRFQVAQKISKNSQIDRKSLFFNSEHTSSIFLRKHVLNSVKPDSVGXEFLVRSIFGIYDTKSARSKTSPNSCCHCLTGSACLYHSLVRLLKSLIRRAQYGQHLRILEKNCVTTVNPNTTINSGCIFEGEKWEHCVHKKSQYCTADHCSKSPEVSESFTDEIXSYCLNSQVESFIWAACRSIVPPELLGTPSNRRILRRTISKFIQLRRFEWLSLKQCLHKLKVSRFPFLSNKHNFCCLNKEAPKYVDGKGVDTEKGASTLNDAIHVANVKLLESWIYWLFSSVVVPLXQANFYVTGSEHGKQDVYYYRKSVWEKMKNKTIMTCMDQSYRYLDDATTRRIIRKRSFGFXKLRICPKESGVRLLANLRTSSKLFGKELCLADQSNGIFRGKKLHRRKVRFEYFKSVNHVLRDTHVVLKDMQMKEPGKLGSSVFDYNDVYRKLCPFLVDMKRGFSTTPDVFIIVSDVSKAFNSVNQDKLFGVVKDVIRADEYIIQQSHYVIFKKGSLRVHENRACLDQNTGSIFKSKFCSVLVNQECSWPVKKKELLFILNEHVKRNVLQLDKKFYLQHTGIPQGSVLSALLCSLYYGHLDQNVIFPFLERTWEPSTTDLSGGHNFRVPSAAQCSSEDXVSSSSRYTLLRFIDDFLFISTSKAQAASFISRLQXEFWDHNCYMNEKKFCMNFDIGNMASLPSNRIYTGDDGILFMRWSGLLINSCTLEVQADYTKYLKNHLNVRSLISNTLTVFYQGKLSCHLKGKLLDYMRPKCHPLFFDSHINSASVVRLNIYQAFLLCAMKFHCYIRALSYICKFHFRFYSCIIQRSLRIMHKLIKKRMCSLYTGSNVCPILQLGKGEVEWLGLYAFIQVLERKQSRYKKLLSLLKLKLSNHKINGSESSELSYAVDRSHSSVFWKIKY
- the LOC126802465 gene encoding ATP synthase subunit O, mitochondrial, with protein sequence MAFASRIRSSLPLVSKILKSDSLSAAHRALLAPTFTDSQLSRSFATKTTEKKDVKVKVPLALFGGSGNYASALYIAAVKTNSLDKVENEILDFVGAMTKSPMFSQFTKDLSVPADTRKKAIEDIAAQAKFSEVSKNFLILLAENGRLRNIDTIAKRFVELTMAHKGVVKVIVTSVIPLPAEEEKELNETLRDLMGKGKTVKLEQKIDPSIMGGLVVEFQQKVFDMSIKTRARQFERYLRDPIHWDNL